CTGGAGGAACTCCAAAATCATTGGAACTGAACAACGCACAGGGTCCTCAGCCCTGTCTGAACACCATGCAGTAAACAGCTGCCACCTATTCTCATACTGCGCCCGGTTAGAAGGCGCCCTGGCGTTCAGTACGGTATTGCAGACATCCTCTGAACACTCTGTCAGCAGCGGGTTGGGCCCTGCAGCGGCCAGACCCATAGCTGCAGGCAACGAGGGTCCGGATGCCAGATCTGGCCCTGTAACTGAGATAGAAGATCCTTCCTGTCGGGAAGGCGCTACAGAGATGCTACATTGCCTGCGCAGCAGTGGAAACCATGTTCTCCCTGGCCAGAAGGGGGTTACCGACAGCAGCCTGTGACCCTGCTGGAGGACCCTATGTAGCGTCGGAAAAAACTGAGGGATAGGTGGAAAACCACCTCCGGATGAAGCCGCCACTCCCCCGGCGTCGGCTTGCAACGGGAGAGTAAATCTGCAGCCTGATTCTGTACCCCAGGTAAATACATTGCTCTCAGGCTGGCCAGGCGTGGTGCTGCCCACAACAGGAGGTCCCCGGGACGCCTGCAACAGCCGTGCAGTCCTGGTGCCTCCCTGGTGGTTTATGTGAGGAACGGCCGAGACATTGTCCGACCGCACATGCCGGCCTCCCAGGAAGGGAAGAAAAAATGACAATGCCCTGTTCACAGCCCGCAGCTCCGGAACATTGATATGCTCTGAGCGAACCCGAGCATGGCCACAGCCCTGAGCTGTCCGGCTCTGCCACGCAGCCCCCCAGGCCGAGAGGGAGGCATCTGTTGTGATGGTTTCCCGACGGGATGCAATGGAACCCATGATCATGCCCTGGAGAAGAAACGATCCGTCCCTCCATAGAGCCAGAGCAAGAAGGCAACAGCGTGACACCTTGAGTCCCCTGGGCCGGTGCCACCTGACATCCATAGGAAAGCAGTGCAGCCACTTCTTGAGGGGACGTAGCGCCAGCAGTCCTAGAGGGACCACATTAGCAGCAGCAGACAGTTTCCCTAGGAGGCGCAAAAGCTCCACAGAACACAGCTGCCTGCCTTCCCGGagtaggagaaggaggcggaggacgtCGTCTACCCGCCGTGGCGACGGACAGGCCTTCATGGCGACTGCATCAAGAGACACCCCGAGAAAGACTGTGCTCTGCGATGGAACCAGGCAACTCTTCGTGAGATTCATCCGGAGACCCAGGTGGGCCACATGGGAGAAAAGACCAGTCGTTTCCAGAGTCTGGGATCGCGCACAGAGGAGCCAGTCGTCCAGATATGGCAGGATCGTCTGCAGGGGTGAGAGGGCTGCCGccacacacctggtgaacagccttggggaaagggagaggccGAATGGGAGCACCTTGAACTGAAAACGACTGTAATGTGCGTGTTTGGctgaacccaagtgcacagactggcGACGAGCGTGGAACAGTGTCAATAGTTTATTCGGATACAGGATCGGCAGgcagaatagtcagacaggcggggatcaggaaccggcagaatagtcagacaggcaggggtcAGGAACCGGGagaagagtcagacaggcaggggtcAGGAACCGGGagaagagtcagacaggcggggatcaggaagcAGGAAGGATCGGTAGTAGGTCAGGATTTGAATCGCGGGAAAGCACTGTGAAACACAAGAGACAAACTGGCAGGGAATATTTGGGAGGAAAGGACTGatataggggaaacacaggtgaaggtggttgggttaattgggaatgatcagggtggcaggcaggtgaatgagaAAACCAGGGGCGGATCAGGACAACGACGGCCTTGAAAAGCAAACCGCAGAAATTGTCTGTGGTGTGATGCAATGGGAACGTGATGGTAGGAATCCTTCAGGTCTACTGATGTAAACCACTCCCCTCTGGCAACAGTACGCAGAACCTCTGCAGTCCTTAGCATGTGGAACCTCAGGACCTTCAGGAACCTGTTGAGACACCTCAAGTCGAGGATAGGACGGAGTCCGCCGTCTTTCTTCGTTACCAGAATGTAAGTCGAGTAGAGCCCCCCCGGGTTGCAACAGGGGATCTACTGGCTCGATGGCACCCTTGTCCAGGAGGGCGGACAACTCCTTGTTGAGGGTTTGGGCTTTTGCCGGGTCGGGTATGTTGGTCATCTTGACCCGGCCACAGGCtaggggccggcgtcggaactgAAGTTTGTACCCTTGGGTCAGGGTTGAAAGCAACCACGGGCCCCTTGTGGCTCTGATGGAACGACGGGCAGCATATGAGACCTGAGGTTGCCCCGAGGGCAGTCGCTCAGGTGCCCGAAAGGCCTGTGCCTGCTGCTCAGCAGGCTGTGGTCGTGGGCGCTGAGACCTGAGGTAGCCACTGGGGTGAGCCTGTGGGTGAGAGCTGAAGAACTTCTAGGCCTGCTAGGAGGAGGCACACTCCTTTGAAGCACGGATAGCTACTGCTGAGTCTTTCTGGCTTGGACTGTGCGCTCAAGCGCCTCTAGAGCTGCAGATCCAAACAGCTCCACAAGTTCCACTGGATCACTGCGGAGGGTTCTCCTGCACGCCTCAGTGAGAGGAGACTGCCAACTAAACCTGGCGGCGAGCCTGGACGAGAGCGGACATCAACCGCCCCAACTCTCTGGACATCAGCGCCAATGCCTGCAGAGAAGCGTAGCTGAAATCATGGGCCGGAGCATCCACTGCAACCTCCTGCAGGGATGCTGACAGAGCGGGCATCAGGTGGGACAATTGCCTATGCGTCCCATGCGTGCCGCTGCAACCTTGGCTTTGGAGAGCAGGTCATCCGTAACCCGACACTGGGGACACCTCACATCCGGTTTCAGAGCCAAATCAGGCGAAGAAATTAGAGCAGCTATAGTCGGCTCAACTACTGGCATGCGGTCCAAGCCAAACTTGGTTGCATCCTGCATGGCTGCCAGGGTCCGACAGTCAGATAATGCATGAGAGAGGGCTCTAGAATCCCTCCAGCATGCATGCAACTCCCCCAGATACTCCTCCGATGGAGGCACGGTAAAGCTGGTGGGGGCTGGGCCACGCCTGAAGAAAGCACTGGCCTGAGCCGGCTGAGGTTGTGGCACGTCTAGCTGCAGACGAGCCAGGGCCATACGAATGATGGCTCCCATTTAGTTGTCCTCAGAAGCACCAGTAGAGCTGCGGGTCGGAGGACGGGAGCCCACTGCGGAGGCACGGGAAGCTACATCCTGTGGGACCCCATCCGGCTCATACTCAGCAAACTCGGTAGCTAAAGCTGCCACAGAAAGCACATTTTCCTCCGGCTCCAAGGCGGCTGCCGGAGGAGCAAGAGCACCTGGCTCCCCTGCACCAGTCTCAGCGTGAAAGGCCAGGAAGAGGGACTTCATGTTTTCGAGCTCCGCTGTTAATTGGCCCACCTTGGAGGCAAGCCCGGACTCCCTAACCTTCTTCCTGGAAGTGGGGCCTGCGGTCTCAACAGCCCGACGTTTAGATCGACCGCCCTGAGCTGGATTACGTCGCTGGGCTCGGGGCAACCGAAACGAGGCCCGACCGTTGTTCCACCTCGGCCAGTCTAGCAACTCTCACTGCCCGAGGCGTAATACTGCAGTTCATGCAGGGATCATCCGAAAGACCCTCCTTCAGGTGCCCGAGGCCAAGGCATGAGGGACACAAATCATGGCCATCCTCAAGCTGCAGGGAAGCCATACTAGTTGGAGTGGTCACCAACCATGTTGACTACCAGCAAAAtcacacagaaaaaataaataatactctGCTACCAACTACAAGTCACACCTatgctgggagcgggagcgagggCACTGCCATCACCAGTTGAGGGCTAGCGGTCACAACGAAATAAGACAATGAATGCAGTATAAATGCCGGGAGAGGGAGCAAAAGCACAGCCTTCAACGACAAATGTTGCAGGAAGAACAGCCTAGTCAGTATGCGCGTCTGTATGCGAACCTGTCAACAACATAATTACTTGCAAAAAAAATATCCTGAGCATTAAAATCCTTTCATCAAAATGTTCTTAGGCAGAGATTTACCATGGAAAACCTTTTATTGCATCTTCACAGAAGGCCAACCTTTCCTTAAGCTGTAAAACAAATTTGGAATTAAGGGATTTCCCGAATGAAAGCGACACTCAAGCCCAGGTTTAAATTCCTTTGCATCAGTCACACAGCTGTGTGGGCTGGAATGGTGATAGACGGAAGGATAGATAGGTTCATTATAGATGGTTTGATGTACATGAATTGGTTATCCTGTGAACCAGTCTGAAACGTTGTGTGTATGAAGTGAAGTATGTTTAACCCTTTCCATACCCTGTTTTTTTGTTACAGGACGCAGGGAGACATATTGCTTTTCCTTTCGTTAGAATTTCATATGCATGCAAATCTCTGTTGTCACTCAAAATAATTTGGATGGCTTAGCATAAGCATTCAATATAAGAATCAAAATCGAGACATATGTTGCATACAGTCAGCCATTCTTCAAGAATCGCATCAAAGGGTTTGATTTAATAACAAAGCTGATAGAACGCAACACAGGTAGGACAAAACATTTGGTGACCTCCGATCAGATATATAATTTTTTCATGAGCGAGGGGATACATGATCTAGGTATATCAACACATTTAATTCGGGCTGTGTGTGATGGTCATGCTGCATGTGATTGCAGTTTTGCTGACAATTTTTAATGCTCACGGTTTCAACTGATGTTTTTCGTTACAGGATGCAGGAGGCCATACTACTCTTTTGTCTTTCAGGTCagacttgtttgtgtgtttgtcagtgtctATTTCTGTTATTGGCTGTTTCTAGCTTTCTTAATTTATTGCTACGTAGACGCACTCTGCCTGCTTAGTCTTACTCAGAAAATTAAAACGGGCACTGAGAGAAGGTAGTACTAATTCTTATAATTGAATGAGAAAGTTGTGGCTTACCTCAGTCCAGTATCCTACTGCTGACACCAAGTTGTTACGCACAGCTTCAATCTTTCTTACAATGTTGAGAGTTTCTATATTGCCATTAAGGTCTCAAACCCATGCTAATATTGAAttgtaatacatatatatatgtgtgtgtgctgtgtgtctggAATGGTTTCCCCTGCAGGGCTCTTCCTGGGCCACCATGCCTTGCCTCCTATCAAATCCTACTACTACGTGGATCAGAAGCTGAGCTGGACCGATGCTCAGCAACACTGCAGGGAGCGGAATGCAGACCTGGCCACCGTAGACAACGTAACGGACCTCCAGCACCTGCAAGAGTCCAGAACGGGCTTTAATTACGAGGACGACTTCATCTGGATCGGACTTTATGATGACCGCACCCGTTGGAAGTGGTCCCTGGGAGATCAGGACTACAAATTTGGCCAAAACTATGGAACGTGGTCTGGTAGTGACCCAGACTTCTGGAATAACGAAGAGAATTGTACAGGCACTTCCTCTTCAGGTAGCTGGTTCGATACGTCGTGCTACAATCTAAAAGATGCAGTTTGCTTTGATGGTGAGGGGCATTGTTTTTATTACTTTTggtttttattcatgttttagcAGTACTAGTAAAAGAGGATTATGGGCACAAATTGATAACAGATATAAGATATACTGCTTACCTTTGCCATGTTTAATTAGGGTATAGATTAGAAGAATATTGACAGAGATGTAGTCTTAATCTGattcctttcctctcttccaCCTCATTCTGTTTTAGATGAAGAGTCCAACTACATTGTGGTCCTAAACACAATGACTTGGTACGAGGCGTTGCAATACTGCCGGTCTCACTACACTGACCTGGCCAGTGTGCGCAACGCGTCTGAGAACGGCAAAGTATTGGCACTTAATCCACCATCATCATGGATTGGTCTCCACAGACATCCGTGGTCCCACTGGTCTGACGGCAGTAGCGCAACCTTCTTGAATTGGGGCCCAGGTGAACCAAACAACTATGGAGGCCCCATTGCTCCACGTTGTGCAAAATTGTCTGTCACCTCAGGGAGTTTTCTTGATGAGGAATGTGGCCTTTTGTATAACTTCGCCTGCCAGAGAAAACCAAAACAACGCTCAATCTTCAAGTTGAAGATCAGCACTGAAGCCGACATGACGGATCCTGCAGTGGGACGACAGATTTTGGAacaggtatgtatgtatgtgtaagaGTAAGTCTATGAGTATCTTGGTCTCTAACCCATTCAGAATAACATCAAATATGAAGACAGAAACATCGAAACCATAAAACACAGATGGGCTAAAACGTGGAAATAAATAAGAAGTAACCATGACTACTAACACCTTGTGTCTGTCCCCCAGCTCCATGCCAAACTGGCCGAGGTGGGTGTGACTGGGGCAAATATCAGCTGGGTTCTCAAGGACGGACAGGTGTTTCACAAGGACCAGCCCCGCACGATATGAGAGGAGGTCATCGCTGTGTTCTGCTCTTTGTGTATTGAAATAGACCTTTAGTCATCTAGCAACAGGGCTCCAAGGAGATCCACCCTTAGGCTGAGAAGATTTAGCGAATGAAATGCTGTCATTAATCAGCTGCTAGAATTTTGCagcagttattattattagttgtattagtagtagtagcagtagtagtggtagtgttattagtagtattagttGTATTGGCAGTAGTGGTACCAGTaccaccaccctcacctgcGAGAGCTCCGGTTTCCTCCAACACCACAAATTGTTTCTGTTAACACTCCTTTCCTGTCCATGACCCAGAGACGGGCTGGCTCCTCCCTGGAGGTAGTGCCCAGGCCCCGCCCTGTGAGGCAGGCAGCCCACTGCCCGCTCCTAGGTACCAGCTCTCAGCTCCTACCTCCTAGGTACCAGCTCTCAGCTCCTACCTCCTAGGTACCAGCTCTCAGCTCCTACCTCCTAGGTACCAGCTCTCAGCTCCTACCTAGCAGCTGATGGGTTCAATGCAGAGAATGGATTTCTCCATGGGGATTAATTAAAGTAGAAACAatgcaaaaaatatttatatctatCTTCAATCTTCAATCTTACTATTGCTGATATCAGTGGTAACCCCAAATTAATTGTAATGTCATTTAATTTATTCTACTTTAGTATCTTTTCAGCGGAGTGTCTTGTTGTCAACGAAAGGTTGTGTCCAGTCCTTATATCATTACGATTTTGACATATCAACATGGAAAGAAAACTGTAGTTTTTGCCATTATGTCCTCTTGTGTTATTAGAAATATGAATCACTATACAAGTATCAATCTTCAGAATGAATAAAGTAATGTACCATCACCTTTCAATGAGTTGTTTTTCCTATAAGCGCAAAAGGGGACACCAGCAACAAGGCGTTACTCGTCCAAAGGGTCCTGTGTGTAACGGACCGAATCATTGATGTGCTTTTACATCTGAAATGAATGACACTTATTACCCAACATCGATCTCTGATGTAGCCTAGTATGTTCATGTCTGATGAttcaaataatgtaaaatatatatttcaaggAGAAACTGGGGGAAGTGAGCTCTGCAGTGCTACTTTGGTTGGAGACGTAGCCTATATTGTTGTGTGGAACTTGTGAATAGTcaatttattattgtatttttccatataatattattacatataataataattcttatAATtcttataataatacataataataaatacactgTGAGAAAATGACGCGTCTTATCATCTTTCTGATTTAATTAACTGAAATGTGAGAGATCGAATAATTCAAAAAAAATCACAACCAATCATTAACAGAGAACAAAAAGCTGCTTAGACACTTGAGTAACTGCACAATTTGGTACATCGCTGCTCAATCGGAGCTTCACCATCAGCACACACCGTGGGGTGGATCCTGGAGAAACGCTGCAATGTCAAGCATATCAGAATGGGCTCTCCGTCTGAAGTCCTTTCCTCTGAAGTCGACACAATGGAGGGCCCGTCCAGTAGCCTCAGTGCAGGAGGCAGGCGGCAGGGCCTTGGCCGTGGGGGTAGAcgaccaccagggggcgacGGTGGACAGACCAAATGTGACATGCGAATAAAGGAAAGTTCATCGCTAACAACTGAATGAGCTGAATGGTCATTGTATTGCCACCATTTAATTTCAAACGCTTTAATTGTTAACTATTTGATAGAGAACTATTTCATAACTAATGCTTACCATTTTGATCCAATTCATTGCTAAGTAGGCTACTTTGTTCTGAACCATTTCTTTGCCAGTGATTATGGCAAAGATCTCTTGGGAAGAGATCGTGACAATTTGACTACTCTCTTTAATCCTGATCTTAGCAGGTTTGGGTGAGCAAACACAATTGTATCCAGTTCAAcaactttgtgtttgtgttttttcagGTGTCATATATCACAAAAGTAATGCGCGTCTGTATGTGAACCTGTCAACAACATAATTTCTTACTAAAACAATATCCTGAGCATACAAATCCTTTAATCTTAATGTTCTTGGGAAGAGATTTACAACGTAAAACGTTGTGGTGCATCTTCACAGAAGGCAGACCTTTTTTCAAGCTGTAGGCCTAAAACAAATTTAGAATTAAGGGATTTCCTAAATGGATGCGACACTTTTAAGCTCAAGTTTAAATTATTTTGCATCATTCACAAATCAGTTTCAACTGGAATAGTGAGGCTatcatatataaataatatcaatGGTAACCCCAAATGTACCCTGATGTTATTCAATTGATTGTACTTTAGTGTCTTATCAGCGGAGTGTCTTACTGACAGGGAAAGGTTgcgtcaacatggaaaaaataaaagaaaactgTAGTTTTTGCCATATCCTCTTCTGTTTATTAGAAACTTGGTGCACTATACCATTATAAATCTTAAGaatgaataaagaaatatatcaTCACCAATCAATGAGTTATTTTTTCTAAGCGCATAAGGAGACACCAGCAACAAGGCGTTACTCGTCCAAAGGGTCCTGTGTGTAATGGACTAAATCATTGATGAGGTTTAACGTCAGAAATGACTGTCACTAATTACCCAATATCGATCTGATGCAATGTATTGAATGTGGCATAAATATAAGTAACAAACGTAGAATAGTTCAATTAGTCACACAAACATAACTGAAGGTTCATCTTGTTGAAATGAACTTTTGATAGATGGTTGAGGGTCATAATTGTCttctttaattaattaattaattaattaaagaaATTAACTAATTTTgaaatacaattacaattaaTTAGCATACATGTAAAGGGTTTAGGACAAAATTCAGGAATTGAGCAGGCCTTTATGAAAGATAGTTAAAAAACTACATGGAACAAATGTAAGCATTAATACATAAATCTAAAGATGATGTTTGCTGTAAAATTTCAAATGGGATATGATTCCTGAGGGATAGGATGATTTGCTATGAACTGTTGTATCTCATGGTTGTTGTCTCAAACAGACTTCTTGGTAAGTTTtagcagagaatgtctaataggAACGGAGATGGGCTCTGACTAAAGTCAGCCTTCCTGGAATGGGGACATCTGAACATGCAACATTCAGCTACCGGAAGCAGTTGGCTTTTTCCGTTCGCTGATTGGACAACCCCGGGAAAACAAGACCGGAAGATCTATAACGAAAGTACGTCTGGCTGTGTGTTTACGCAGCCTCCGACCATAGATACTTTGTAAAACTTCAGGACAGACCAAACAAAACCCCGCATGGACGTCGTCGAACCACCCGTCGAGTTTAAACGTACGTGACCGGTCACAGGATGTGACCGGTTTTTTAACGCAGACACAACGCTTCTAGTACGTCATCTCTGTATGCTTTAATCACGAGTAGGTATGTGATGAAATGTAATGCAATATGTGTCCACGACGTTTAGCATGAAGCTCCGCGTCCGTATCAACAAGCAGACCTACcgggtggagctggaggagggggccgaCGG
The nucleotide sequence above comes from Gadus chalcogrammus isolate NIFS_2021 chromosome 4, NIFS_Gcha_1.0, whole genome shotgun sequence. Encoded proteins:
- the LOC130380427 gene encoding C-type lectin 2-like yields the protein MMQEAILLFCLSGLFLGHHALPPIKSYYYVDQKLSWTDAQQHCRERNADLATVDNVTDLQHLQESRTGFNYEDDFIWIGLYDDRTRWKWSLGDQDYKFGQNYGTWSGSDPDFWNNEENCTGTSSSGSWFDTSCYNLKDAVCFDDEESNYIVVLNTMTWYEALQYCRSHYTDLASVRNASENGKLHAKLAEVGVTGANISWVLKDGQVFHKDQPRTI